The Proteobacteria bacterium CG1_02_64_396 DNA window ACGGCCGTGCTACTCCGCTGGAGCTGCGCCTTGAAGAGATGGGGCGGCGGCTGATCGGCGCCACCCTGGCCATCGCTGCCCTGGTGGCGGTCAGCGGCTGGCTGGCAGGCAAAGATCTCTTCCTCATGGTCGAAACCGCCATTGCCCTAGCGGTCGCCGCCATTCCCGAGGGTTTGCCGGTGGTGGCGACCATGGCGCTGGCCCGGGGGATGTGGCGGATGGCGGGGCGCAACGCCCTGATCCGCCGCCTCTCGGCGGTCGAAACCTTGGGTTCGGCGACCCTGATTTGCACCGACAAAACCGGCACCCTGACCGAAAACCGGATGACGGTCACCGTGGTGATGCCCCCGAGCGGCGAAGCCCACGTGGCCCCCAACGGGCTGTTGCGGGGCGGGGAGCTGATCGGCTCCGACCCCGACCTGACCCGCCTACTTGAGGCGGTGGTGCTGTGCAACAACGCCAGTCTGGGGGGCAAACCGGGGGGGGCGGTGGGCGATCCCCTTGAAGTGGCGCTACTCGAAGTGGGGCTCACCCGGGGGATCGAGCGCAAAGCCTTGTTACAACAATGGCCCGAGCTGCGGGAGGAGGCCTTCGATCCCGAGGCGCGGATGATGGCGACCCTGCATCAGGTCGGGGCGGGGATGCGCATTGCGGTCAAAGGGGCTCCCGAGTCGGTGTTGGCAGCCTGCCTAAGCTGGCATGGCGAGGGGGGGCAGACCCCGGGGGGGCAAGCCCCCTTCGGGGACCACGAGCGGCAGATGTGGCTGAGCCACAACCGCGCCATGGCGGCGGCGGGGCTGCGGGTGTTGGCGGTGGCCGAGCGCTTTGATGGCCAGGGACACCCCTTTGCCGATTTGACCTTCCTCGGTTTGATCGGCCTGCTCGATCCGCCGCGCCGCGATGTCCGTGAGGCCATCGATACCTGTCAGGCGGCGGGGATCAGGGTGGTGATGATCACCGGCGATCAGCCCGAAACCGCCCGCTCCATCGCCCTGGCCACCGGTCTGGTCGACGATCCCGCCACCCCGGTCATCCTGGGGTCTGAGCTGGGTTCGGGGGGGCAGTGGTCGGCGGCAAGCCGTTTGGCGATTCAAAGTGCCTCGATCCTGGCCAGGGTGACCCCGGCGCAAAAGCTCAATTTGGTTCGGCTGCATCAAGATTGTGGCGAGGTGGTGGCGATGACCGGCGATGGGGTCAACGACGCCCCGGCGCTACGCCAAGCCGACATCGGCATCGCCATGGGGCGGCGGGGGACCCAGGTGGCGCGGGAGGCGGCCGATATGGTGCTGGCCGACGACGCCTTTTCGACCATCGTGCACGCCGTGGCCCAGGGGCGGATCATCTTCGGCAACATCCGCAAATTTGTCCTCTACCTGATGTCGTGCAACGTCGCCGAGATCATGGTGGTGGCGCTCCCCTCGTTGCTGGGGGCGCCGCTCCCCCTGCTGCCGTTGCAAATCCTCTTTCTCAACCTGGTCACCGACGTCTTTCCCGCGCTGGCCCTGGGGATGGGGGAGGGGGATCCCGGAGCCATGAATCACCCCCCCCGCAACCCCAAGGAGCCGCTCTTGACCCGCCATCATTGGTGGCTCATCGCCGGGTACGGCGCCGTGATGGCAGCGGCGGTGTTGGGCGCCTTTGCGTTGGCGCTGGGGCCGCTGGGCTTAAGCGCAGGGCAGGGGGTGACGGTCAGCTTTTTAACGGTGGCGCTGGCTCAGCTGCTCCATGTTTTCAACATGCGCGACCGGGGATCGACCTGGTGGCGCAACGACATCGTGGCCAACGGTTGGGTTTGGGGGGCGCTGGCGCTGTGCGTTTTGCTGTTGGGGCTGGCGACCTACGGCCCG harbors:
- a CDS encoding ATPase — encoded protein: MTPHILPPSPWSQSETQLRHTWQIDPLQGLDGEVVRQRLHRFGPNRLREVRRRTVWEILRAQFESLMVLFLVVAAGLAFAFDETVEGIAIGAVILLSVAIGFVMEVRATRSMEALHRLGVASVRVRRSGQEVEIPADRLVPGDVVLVEGGDVLTADLRWIEAARLQIDESPLTGESLPVSKTTLPLPETTPLSERSNMGFKGTAVLLGSGVGLVVATGMATELGKISALMQETDGRATPLELRLEEMGRRLIGATLAIAALVAVSGWLAGKDLFLMVETAIALAVAAIPEGLPVVATMALARGMWRMAGRNALIRRLSAVETLGSATLICTDKTGTLTENRMTVTVVMPPSGEAHVAPNGLLRGGELIGSDPDLTRLLEAVVLCNNASLGGKPGGAVGDPLEVALLEVGLTRGIERKALLQQWPELREEAFDPEARMMATLHQVGAGMRIAVKGAPESVLAACLSWHGEGGQTPGGQAPFGDHERQMWLSHNRAMAAAGLRVLAVAERFDGQGHPFADLTFLGLIGLLDPPRRDVREAIDTCQAAGIRVVMITGDQPETARSIALATGLVDDPATPVILGSELGSGGQWSAASRLAIQSASILARVTPAQKLNLVRLHQDCGEVVAMTGDGVNDAPALRQADIGIAMGRRGTQVAREAADMVLADDAFSTIVHAVAQGRIIFGNIRKFVLYLMSCNVAEIMVVALPSLLGAPLPLLPLQILFLNLVTDVFPALALGMGEGDPGAMNHPPRNPKEPLLTRHHWWLIAGYGAVMAAAVLGAFALALGPLGLSAGQGVTVSFLTVALAQLLHVFNMRDRGSTWWRNDIVANGWVWGALALCVLLLGLATYGPLLPGVLGLEPIPLDAWGVVIGMSVLPLLVGQVGLGGRGRRD